One Chlorobaculum limnaeum genomic window carries:
- the tmk gene encoding dTMP kinase yields MLITFEGIDGAGKSTQVMKLKRHLQERGREVLALREPGGTPVAEEIRELLLESRNDITPVGELLLFAASRAELVQQVIRPALESGSDVILDRFFDSTTAYQGYGRGLDLGMLAEINRIASCGLVPDVTFYLDLTPEDALMRKFSEKSLPLTFDSGELDRMENSGLDFYRRVREGYHAISGKNPERVVMIDALLSPAEIQRRIMESLDALCTKTG; encoded by the coding sequence ATGTTGATTACATTTGAAGGAATCGACGGGGCCGGAAAATCGACCCAGGTCATGAAACTCAAGCGCCACCTCCAGGAGCGTGGACGCGAAGTTCTGGCCCTGCGCGAGCCAGGCGGCACGCCGGTAGCCGAAGAGATTCGCGAGCTGCTGCTCGAAAGCCGCAACGATATCACCCCGGTCGGCGAGCTGCTGCTCTTCGCGGCGAGCCGCGCGGAGCTGGTGCAGCAGGTCATCCGGCCCGCGCTCGAGAGCGGCAGCGACGTGATTCTCGACCGTTTTTTCGATTCGACCACCGCCTATCAGGGTTACGGGCGCGGCCTCGATCTCGGGATGCTCGCCGAAATCAACCGGATCGCCTCGTGCGGACTCGTGCCGGATGTCACCTTCTACCTCGATCTCACGCCGGAAGATGCGCTCATGAGGAAATTTTCCGAAAAGTCACTGCCACTCACGTTCGACTCCGGAGAGCTCGACCGGATGGAAAACTCGGGACTCGACTTCTACCGGCGCGTACGGGAGGGCTACCACGCGATTAGCGGCAAGAACCCGGAGCGCGTCGTCATGATCGACGCCCTCCTGAGCCCGGCGGAAATCCAGCGAAGAATCATGGAGAGTCTCGATGCGCTCTGCACGAAAACCGGATAA
- a CDS encoding Spy/CpxP family protein refolding chaperone codes for MTALIAGLLGSAGTVFAASNDQPAPCARPGISGQVDARGYGRGPEARFARQEMMQNRMKQALDLSDSQQAKMMELRRGFYQESRPVRQTMKDLKRDLALESVKKFPDKRKIANLTQRIGHQSVRLAQLQSRHLRELSTVLDARQMDRLLQMKDNFGARRFNRG; via the coding sequence ATGACGGCCCTCATTGCGGGGCTTTTGGGAAGCGCTGGCACGGTTTTCGCTGCCAGCAACGATCAGCCAGCGCCATGTGCGCGGCCAGGCATCTCCGGGCAGGTCGATGCCCGTGGTTATGGCAGGGGTCCGGAGGCCCGGTTCGCGCGTCAGGAAATGATGCAGAACAGAATGAAACAGGCGCTCGATCTGAGCGACAGCCAGCAGGCGAAAATGATGGAGCTGAGGCGTGGTTTTTACCAGGAGAGTCGTCCGGTCAGGCAAACGATGAAGGATCTGAAACGCGATCTCGCCCTCGAATCGGTGAAGAAATTTCCCGACAAGCGCAAGATTGCCAACCTGACCCAGAGAATCGGCCATCAGAGCGTGCGCCTGGCCCAGCTCCAGAGCCGCCACCTGCGTGAGCTCTCTACCGTGCTCGACGCGCGGCAGATGGACCGCCTGCTTCAGATGAAAGACAATTTTGGCGCCAGGCGCTTCAACAGAGGATAA
- a CDS encoding site-specific DNA-methyltransferase, producing the protein MAGKTGVSGHNPQKIHRVMPELSFKGKEFVFNHHLAVPHRPLIPDASKSVGDARLDGNLVLHGDNLHALKSLLPMYAGKVDCIFIDPPYNTGNEGWCYNDNVNSPMMQQWLSENPVGIEDGLRHDKWCAMMWPRLRLLHELLGEAGSIWITLDDNEVHHARMMLDEIFGEDNFIANIVWQHSVQGKGYTNTFSVHHNHILVYGKSDFSFDGLERTEEDNVNYSNPDNDPKGSWRSGDVKNSLFRPNLRYELISPSGKAIQPPPNGWRWSRETMQKKIDAGEVIFVENETRILRKIYLSEQDKRAPETLWFADQVGSSRDATSILKMIFGGDSPFPTPKPVELLSRILALSTSPNSIILDSFAGSGTTAHAVLAANARDGGERRFILVECEEYADSLTAERVRRVIGGYSFKGTQREELLKKSLTFTDLKKADKLLHDIAGIENLETHRFSKIEKKVKDGELLVEGVTSVTERVEGLGGGFTYCTLGEAVDLERMLTGENLPGFDQLGALLFHMATSEALDPAAIIEREDGCGYLGESSAFHVWLIYKPDLGFLKSRDSALTLTKARELAASKPAGKRHLVFAPARFVSQKVLDEELVPVEFAPLPWALYRIERS; encoded by the coding sequence GTGGCTGGAAAAACCGGCGTGTCCGGCCACAACCCCCAGAAAATCCATCGTGTCATGCCAGAACTGAGCTTCAAGGGCAAGGAGTTTGTTTTCAACCACCACCTTGCCGTACCCCACCGCCCGCTGATTCCGGACGCTTCTAAGTCGGTCGGCGACGCCCGGCTCGATGGCAACCTCGTGTTGCACGGCGACAATCTGCACGCGCTGAAGTCGCTCTTGCCGATGTATGCGGGCAAGGTCGATTGCATCTTCATCGATCCGCCGTACAACACGGGCAACGAGGGGTGGTGCTACAACGACAACGTCAACAGCCCGATGATGCAGCAGTGGCTGAGCGAAAACCCCGTCGGCATCGAGGACGGCCTCCGTCACGACAAATGGTGCGCCATGATGTGGCCCCGCCTGCGCCTGTTGCACGAACTGCTCGGCGAAGCCGGAAGCATCTGGATCACCCTCGACGACAACGAAGTTCACCACGCCCGAATGATGCTCGACGAGATTTTCGGGGAGGATAATTTTATCGCAAATATTGTCTGGCAACACAGTGTTCAGGGAAAAGGTTATACAAACACCTTCTCTGTTCATCACAACCATATCTTGGTTTACGGAAAGTCTGATTTTTCTTTTGATGGACTTGAAAGGACTGAGGAGGATAATGTCAACTACTCCAATCCTGACAATGATCCGAAGGGTTCTTGGCGCTCTGGTGATGTAAAGAATTCCTTATTCCGCCCTAATCTTCGATATGAACTGATTTCGCCATCAGGAAAGGCTATTCAACCGCCACCAAATGGCTGGCGTTGGAGCAGGGAAACGATGCAGAAAAAAATAGATGCTGGCGAGGTTATTTTTGTAGAGAATGAAACCAGAATACTCCGAAAAATCTATCTATCCGAGCAGGACAAAAGAGCTCCAGAAACATTATGGTTTGCGGATCAGGTGGGCAGTTCGAGAGATGCGACCAGCATACTTAAGATGATATTTGGAGGTGATTCTCCATTTCCAACGCCAAAACCAGTAGAGCTTTTATCACGAATATTGGCGTTATCAACCTCACCAAACTCAATCATCCTCGACTCCTTCGCCGGTTCGGGGACGACGGCTCATGCGGTGCTGGCGGCGAATGCGCGGGATGGGGGCGAGCGGAGGTTCATTCTCGTCGAGTGCGAGGAGTATGCCGACAGCCTGACGGCGGAGCGCGTGCGGCGGGTGATTGGCGGCTATAGTTTTAAAGGCACGCAACGCGAGGAGCTGCTGAAGAAATCGCTCACCTTCACCGACCTCAAAAAAGCCGACAAGCTGCTGCACGACATCGCGGGCATCGAGAACCTCGAAACCCACCGCTTCAGCAAAATCGAGAAAAAAGTCAAAGACGGCGAGCTGCTCGTCGAAGGCGTCACCAGCGTCACCGAACGGGTCGAAGGGCTTGGCGGCGGCTTCACCTACTGCACCCTCGGCGAAGCGGTCGATCTGGAGCGGATGCTCACCGGCGAGAACCTGCCCGGCTTCGACCAGTTGGGCGCGCTGCTCTTCCACATGGCCACCAGCGAAGCGCTCGACCCGGCGGCGATCATCGAACGCGAAGACGGCTGCGGCTACCTCGGCGAGTCGTCGGCGTTCCACGTCTGGCTCATCTACAAGCCCGACCTCGGCTTCCTCAAATCGCGCGACTCGGCGTTGACGCTCACCAAAGCGCGGGAACTCGCCGCCTCCAAACCGGCGGGCAAGCGCCACCTCGTCTTCGCCCCGGCCAGGTTCGTGTCGCAAAAAGTGCTCGACGAAGAGCTGGTGCCTGTAGAGTTCGCGCCGCTGCCGTGGGCGCTCTACCGAATCGAAAGGAGCTGA
- a CDS encoding DEAD/DEAH box helicase: protein MALRELDYQGRVLARLDDYLTELAAQKKRSDDIARVAAEHPALGLTAPDFTANTWEAMRKAGNLPLSRQQIPFSPRLDGLNRPVPNIVFKVPTGGGKTFLAVAALSKIFGRYLGQNRKFVLWIVPNEAIYAQTKRQLTDRQHPYRQMLDVLSGNAVRILEKSDQLDARDVESHLCVMLLMLQSGNRENRDSLKMFRDRGDVHGFFPPEGDQEAHEAALERTPNLDCYDLGDSAYPWRQIKDSLGNALRLIRPVVVMDEGHKAVSELAFATLYGFNPCFVLELTATPKDVAPTTGKNPKPARYSNVLVEVQGIDLDREGMIKMPLNLDPRSGSDWHATLTAALGRLRELDAAARTLQADTGRYIRPILLAQVERTGNDQRDGAHIHALDVREWLTNTAGLDEAEIAIKTADTNDLAAPENQDLLSPLNRIRVIITKQALQEGWDCPFAYVLCALAASSNLSAMTQLVGRILRQPSAQKTGVPLLDESYVITHHADTAKVVEAIKKGLEEDGMSDLVREIRTTDSSASSGARTVYRRPQFARTQIYLPLVLRVEGDEARPLRYEEDILSAIDWQQIDLAPLAAKIPDNASAAEQQMQRIRLVDSGGERIVSEAVGASQERLVFDTAHAVRMISDIVPNAWWAREIVGDLFMALRTLGFSDAALGRSSGLIVEELRKWLEELRTKRAETLFRHEVAEGRIQFRLRADGRNWQLPETAETFEPEGADQLIGKSGGPLEKSLFSPIYKGDFSSRDERDVAVYLDSQKALTWWHRNVARSHYSVQGWRREKVYPDFIFAMQQAEGKSKLVVLEMKGNHLAGNDDTEYKKAVLNLMTTAFAEEPRQRIGELELVHAGGPTVECDLVLFPEWKTRLPDLMK, encoded by the coding sequence ATGGCGTTACGTGAACTCGACTACCAGGGCCGCGTGCTCGCCCGGCTCGACGACTACCTGACGGAGCTTGCCGCGCAGAAAAAGCGCTCGGACGACATCGCCCGCGTCGCCGCAGAACATCCGGCTCTCGGACTCACCGCGCCCGACTTCACTGCCAATACCTGGGAGGCGATGCGCAAGGCGGGCAATTTGCCCCTCTCCCGACAGCAGATTCCGTTTTCGCCGCGTCTCGACGGACTCAATCGGCCCGTGCCGAACATCGTCTTCAAAGTGCCGACCGGCGGCGGCAAAACCTTTCTCGCCGTGGCGGCGCTCTCGAAAATCTTCGGACGCTATCTTGGTCAGAACAGAAAATTCGTACTCTGGATCGTACCGAACGAGGCGATCTACGCGCAGACCAAGCGCCAGCTCACCGACCGGCAGCACCCCTACCGCCAGATGCTCGACGTGCTTTCGGGCAACGCGGTGCGCATCCTCGAAAAGAGCGACCAGCTCGACGCCCGCGACGTTGAAAGCCATCTCTGCGTGATGTTGCTGATGCTCCAGTCCGGCAACCGCGAGAACAGGGATTCGCTGAAGATGTTCCGCGACCGTGGCGACGTGCACGGCTTCTTTCCGCCCGAAGGCGATCAGGAGGCGCACGAAGCGGCGCTTGAGAGGACGCCAAACCTCGACTGCTACGACCTTGGCGACTCGGCCTACCCGTGGCGACAGATCAAGGATTCGCTCGGCAACGCGCTGCGCCTCATCCGTCCCGTCGTGGTGATGGACGAGGGGCACAAAGCCGTTTCGGAACTCGCCTTCGCGACGCTTTACGGATTCAATCCCTGCTTTGTGCTGGAGCTGACCGCCACGCCGAAAGATGTCGCGCCCACGACCGGCAAGAATCCGAAGCCGGCGCGATACTCCAACGTGCTCGTCGAGGTGCAGGGCATCGACCTCGACCGGGAGGGCATGATAAAAATGCCGCTCAACCTCGATCCACGAAGCGGCTCCGACTGGCACGCCACGCTCACGGCAGCGCTCGGCAGATTGCGCGAGCTCGACGCGGCAGCCCGCACGCTTCAGGCCGACACGGGGCGCTACATCCGCCCGATCCTGCTCGCTCAGGTCGAGCGCACCGGCAACGACCAGCGCGACGGAGCGCACATCCACGCGCTCGACGTCAGGGAGTGGCTTACCAACACCGCCGGGCTTGACGAAGCCGAAATCGCCATCAAAACCGCCGACACCAACGACCTGGCCGCGCCGGAAAATCAGGATTTGCTCAGTCCGCTGAACCGCATCCGCGTCATCATCACCAAACAGGCGCTGCAAGAGGGGTGGGACTGCCCCTTCGCCTACGTGCTTTGCGCACTTGCGGCCAGCTCAAACCTATCGGCAATGACCCAGCTCGTCGGGCGCATCCTTCGCCAGCCAAGCGCGCAGAAAACCGGCGTGCCGCTGCTCGACGAAAGCTACGTCATCACCCACCACGCCGATACAGCCAAAGTGGTCGAAGCGATCAAAAAGGGACTCGAAGAGGACGGTATGAGCGATCTGGTGCGAGAGATCAGAACGACTGACAGCTCCGCGTCGTCGGGAGCGCGAACCGTGTACCGCCGCCCGCAATTCGCCCGGACACAAATCTACCTGCCGCTGGTGCTCCGCGTCGAAGGCGACGAGGCGCGACCGTTGCGATACGAGGAGGACATCCTTTCGGCCATCGACTGGCAACAGATCGACCTCGCGCCGCTCGCCGCGAAAATTCCGGACAACGCCAGCGCCGCCGAACAGCAGATGCAGCGCATCCGCCTCGTCGATTCCGGCGGAGAGCGCATCGTCTCGGAAGCGGTCGGCGCGTCGCAGGAGCGGCTGGTGTTCGACACCGCCCACGCCGTGCGCATGATTTCGGACATCGTGCCGAATGCCTGGTGGGCGCGGGAGATCGTTGGCGATCTGTTCATGGCGCTTCGGACGCTGGGGTTCAGCGACGCGGCGCTCGGGCGGAGTTCGGGCCTTATCGTCGAAGAGCTGCGCAAGTGGCTCGAAGAGTTGCGGACAAAGCGAGCCGAAACGCTGTTCCGCCACGAAGTCGCCGAAGGGCGCATCCAGTTCCGCCTGCGGGCCGACGGGCGCAACTGGCAACTCCCCGAAACAGCGGAGACCTTCGAGCCGGAAGGCGCGGATCAGCTCATCGGCAAGAGCGGCGGCCCACTCGAAAAGAGCCTCTTCTCCCCCATCTACAAAGGCGACTTCTCAAGCAGGGACGAACGCGATGTCGCCGTCTATCTCGACAGCCAGAAAGCGCTCACCTGGTGGCACCGCAACGTCGCCCGAAGCCACTACTCCGTGCAGGGCTGGCGGCGAGAAAAAGTTTATCCCGACTTCATCTTCGCCATGCAGCAAGCCGAAGGCAAGAGCAAACTCGTCGTGCTCGAAATGAAGGGCAACCACCTCGCCGGAAATGACGACACCGAGTACAAAAAAGCCGTCCTGAATCTCATGACCACCGCCTTCGCCGAAGAGCCTCGCCAGCGCATCGGTGAACTCGAACTCGTCCACGCAGGCGGCCCGACCGTCGAATGCGACCTGGTCTTGTTCCCCGAATGGAAGACGCGACTGCCGGATTTGATGAAATGA
- a CDS encoding beta-phosphoglucomutase family hydrolase, which translates to MSMNFKGVIFDLDGVITGTAKIHSLAWEAMFNSFLQNYAEVNNEPYVPFDPAHDYLKYVDGKPRMEGVKSFLASRDIEIPYGELDDIPEKETVCGLGNRKNSLFTEILIKEGPEVFQSSVDFIKELKARGIRIGIASSSRNCQLILRLARLEELFETRVDGEVSIELKLKGKPNPDIFITAAANLGLEPHDCVVVEDAISGVQAGAKGNFGLVLGIAREIEGIKLKEQGADIVVRDLGEITISEIETWFGEGLEHEGWNLRYDSWSPRDERLRESLVTTGNGYMGVRGAFESGLTSTHHYPGTYIAGLFNKLSSQVHGQTVWNNDMVNAPNWLPIEFRIGNGEFIDPLEQKILSYRQNLDMRHAVMEREMVVQDTLGGITRIRSTRFCSMDNPHIAAIRYTIQPVNYSAEIEIRSTIDGRVQNRGVLRYNTLSTDHLEHVGHGRASEHGPIFLHVRTSNSKNDIVTHARTTLRCGYHGKTVCEGSITSSPRWISEHFRLEVTADRTCSVEKVVSIHTSRDAGHRDPVTAGRETLASAGSFDELLEKHSAAWEKIWQKADMKIEGDRFTQKVLRLHIYHLVSTISPHNVNIDASIAARGLSGEGYRGHYFWDEIYIMPFFIQHLPEMARALLMYRYHRLDAAREYARDNGYHGAMYPWQTADDGREETPTIHYNPKSDAWDPDLSCRQRHVSIAVFYNAWRYVHDTGDTEFLNRYGAEMMFEIARFWASIATFSPETGRYHIEGVMGPDEFHEELPGSGKHGVRDNSYTNIMTAWLLDKALETSRKLDPSVMDNLMEKIGIGHDELMQWRDISGKMNVLIDENGILEQLDGYMGLKELNWEHYKLKYGNIHRMDRILKAENDSPDNYKVAKQADVLMTFYTLAPAEVCAILENLGYHVPDALRFVRENYAFYEPRTSHGSTLSKVVHSIISSYLHDGHETAWSWFVEALKSDIHDTQGGTTPEGIHCGVMAGTIDTVTRYFSGISFQNEMLNIKPNFPPHWRKIETNLSFQGNWYRIALTPESASVTLLESEKTELPAIIGRHSVTLRKGEEVTQALE; encoded by the coding sequence ATGAGTATGAATTTCAAAGGCGTCATTTTCGATCTCGACGGAGTCATCACCGGCACGGCAAAAATCCACAGCCTTGCCTGGGAGGCGATGTTCAACTCCTTTTTGCAGAACTACGCCGAGGTCAACAATGAACCTTATGTCCCTTTCGATCCGGCTCACGACTATCTGAAATACGTTGACGGCAAGCCCCGGATGGAGGGGGTCAAGAGTTTCCTCGCTTCGAGGGACATTGAAATTCCTTACGGCGAACTCGATGACATTCCCGAAAAGGAGACCGTCTGCGGTCTCGGCAACCGCAAGAACAGCCTCTTCACCGAAATTCTGATCAAGGAAGGCCCCGAGGTGTTCCAGAGTTCGGTGGACTTTATCAAGGAGCTGAAGGCGCGCGGCATCCGCATCGGCATCGCCTCGTCGAGCCGCAACTGCCAGCTCATCCTCCGGCTCGCCAGGCTCGAAGAGCTTTTCGAGACGCGTGTGGACGGCGAAGTCTCCATCGAACTGAAGCTGAAAGGCAAGCCGAACCCCGACATTTTCATCACCGCGGCGGCCAACCTCGGCCTCGAACCGCACGATTGCGTCGTGGTGGAGGACGCCATTTCGGGCGTGCAGGCGGGCGCGAAGGGCAACTTCGGTCTGGTGCTCGGCATCGCGCGCGAAATCGAAGGGATCAAGCTCAAGGAGCAGGGGGCGGACATCGTGGTGCGCGATCTCGGTGAAATCACCATCTCGGAGATCGAAACGTGGTTCGGCGAGGGGCTGGAGCACGAGGGGTGGAATCTCCGCTACGACTCATGGTCGCCGAGGGACGAGCGGCTCCGGGAGTCGCTGGTCACGACCGGCAACGGCTACATGGGGGTGCGCGGCGCATTCGAGAGCGGCCTGACCTCGACCCACCACTACCCCGGCACCTACATCGCCGGCCTCTTCAACAAGCTTTCGTCGCAGGTGCATGGCCAGACCGTCTGGAACAACGACATGGTCAACGCGCCGAACTGGCTGCCCATCGAGTTCCGCATCGGCAACGGCGAATTCATCGATCCACTGGAGCAGAAAATCCTCAGCTACCGCCAGAATCTCGACATGCGCCACGCCGTGATGGAGCGTGAAATGGTGGTGCAGGACACGCTTGGCGGCATCACCCGGATCAGGAGCACCCGCTTTTGCAGCATGGACAACCCGCACATCGCGGCGATCCGCTACACCATCCAGCCGGTCAACTACTCGGCGGAGATCGAAATCCGTTCGACCATCGACGGCCGGGTGCAGAACCGCGGCGTTTTGCGCTACAACACCCTCTCGACCGACCATCTCGAACATGTCGGGCACGGACGCGCCAGCGAGCATGGCCCGATCTTTTTGCACGTGCGCACCAGCAACTCGAAAAACGACATCGTCACGCACGCCAGAACGACCCTTCGCTGCGGCTACCACGGTAAAACCGTTTGCGAAGGCAGCATCACCAGCAGCCCGCGCTGGATCAGCGAACACTTCAGGCTCGAAGTGACGGCGGACAGGACGTGCTCGGTCGAAAAGGTGGTTTCAATCCACACCTCTCGCGACGCCGGTCATCGCGACCCGGTGACGGCAGGCCGCGAGACGCTCGCCTCGGCTGGCAGCTTCGACGAGCTGCTCGAAAAGCACAGCGCGGCATGGGAAAAAATCTGGCAGAAGGCAGACATGAAGATCGAGGGCGACCGCTTCACCCAGAAGGTGCTCCGCCTGCACATCTACCACCTCGTCTCGACCATCTCGCCGCACAACGTCAATATCGACGCCAGCATCGCCGCGCGCGGGCTGAGCGGCGAAGGGTACCGCGGCCACTACTTCTGGGACGAAATCTACATCATGCCCTTCTTCATCCAGCACCTGCCGGAGATGGCCAGGGCATTGCTGATGTATCGCTACCACCGGCTCGACGCAGCTCGCGAGTACGCGCGGGACAACGGCTACCACGGCGCGATGTACCCCTGGCAGACCGCCGACGACGGACGCGAGGAGACGCCGACCATCCACTACAATCCGAAGAGCGACGCTTGGGATCCCGACCTGAGCTGCCGCCAGCGCCACGTCTCGATCGCCGTCTTCTACAACGCCTGGCGCTACGTGCACGACACCGGCGACACGGAGTTCCTGAACCGCTACGGCGCGGAGATGATGTTCGAGATCGCCCGCTTCTGGGCAAGCATCGCCACCTTCTCGCCCGAGACCGGGCGCTACCACATCGAGGGGGTGATGGGGCCGGACGAGTTCCACGAAGAGCTGCCCGGCAGCGGCAAGCATGGTGTCAGGGACAACTCCTACACCAACATCATGACCGCCTGGCTGCTCGACAAGGCGCTCGAAACCTCCCGGAAACTCGATCCGTCGGTGATGGACAACCTCATGGAGAAGATCGGCATCGGCCACGACGAGCTCATGCAGTGGCGCGACATTTCGGGCAAGATGAACGTGCTCATCGACGAGAACGGCATCCTCGAACAGCTCGATGGCTACATGGGTCTCAAGGAGCTGAACTGGGAGCACTACAAACTCAAATACGGCAATATCCACCGGATGGACCGGATTCTCAAGGCCGAGAACGACTCGCCGGACAACTACAAGGTTGCCAAGCAGGCCGACGTGCTGATGACCTTCTACACGCTCGCTCCGGCAGAGGTGTGCGCCATTCTCGAAAACCTCGGCTACCACGTGCCCGACGCGCTTCGCTTCGTGCGCGAGAACTACGCCTTCTACGAACCGAGAACCAGCCACGGATCGACCCTGAGCAAAGTGGTGCACTCGATCATTTCGAGCTACCTGCACGACGGTCACGAAACCGCCTGGAGCTGGTTCGTCGAGGCGCTCAAGAGCGACATTCACGACACGCAAGGCGGCACCACGCCTGAGGGCATCCACTGCGGCGTGATGGCAGGCACCATCGACACCGTCACCCGCTACTTCTCGGGCATCTCGTTCCAGAACGAAATGCTGAACATCAAACCCAACTTCCCGCCGCACTGGAGGAAAATCGAGACGAACCTCAGCTTCCAGGGCAACTGGTACCGGATCGCGCTCACGCCCGAAAGCGCCTCGGTCACGCTCCTCGAATCGGAGAAGACCGAGCTGCCGGCAATCATCGGGAGGCACTCCGTCACCCTCAGGAAAGGCGAGGAGGTCACGCAGGCGCTTGAATGA
- a CDS encoding trehalose 6-phosphate synthase, whose protein sequence is MHTTIVNERSLRTCNFPITLQDIRTLKELYRLKAETRDLREPIVRNIMKQRVVGKGCLESLKNALYSLETIYIDDYTGQRLLRLDGMKQIEVDLTYEIRELQKDIYYLEYGEDRFIEYLAKFIPGFTDYVTEGVEMLRGKSFSAFITDRDGTTNNYCGRYRSSIQPIYNSVFLSRFAKNCCRYPLIITSAPLKDFGILNVSINPEHIFVYAGSKGREFIDIDGDFHSFPIETGKQEMIRLLNERMQLLLLDPSFEKFNFIGSALQIKFGQTTIARQDITRSVNEAESAAFLEKIKGVVRDIDPEGKNFRIEDTGLDIEIILTIDVDPETGLIRDFDKGDGLEFICHKMAIDHAGGPVLVCGDTSSDIPMLKKAMEMYSDVWAIFVTRDEKLMRRVREICPKSYMVPYPDILLTILGLLSL, encoded by the coding sequence ATGCATACCACCATTGTCAATGAAAGAAGTCTCCGGACCTGCAACTTTCCCATCACGTTGCAAGACATCAGGACGCTCAAGGAACTCTATCGGCTCAAGGCCGAAACGCGAGACCTGAGAGAACCGATCGTCCGGAACATCATGAAGCAGCGGGTCGTCGGCAAGGGATGCCTCGAATCCCTGAAGAACGCCCTCTACTCGCTCGAAACCATCTACATCGACGACTACACCGGCCAGCGCCTGTTGCGCCTCGATGGCATGAAGCAGATCGAGGTTGACCTCACCTACGAAATCCGCGAGCTGCAAAAGGACATCTATTACCTCGAATACGGCGAAGACCGCTTCATCGAGTATCTGGCAAAGTTCATTCCCGGCTTCACCGATTACGTCACCGAAGGGGTCGAGATGCTGCGGGGCAAGTCGTTCAGCGCCTTCATCACCGACCGCGACGGCACCACCAACAACTACTGCGGCCGCTACCGCTCCTCGATCCAGCCGATCTACAACTCGGTCTTCCTGTCGCGTTTCGCCAAAAACTGCTGCCGCTATCCGCTGATCATCACCTCCGCGCCGCTCAAGGATTTCGGCATCCTGAACGTCTCGATCAACCCGGAGCACATCTTCGTCTATGCAGGCTCGAAGGGGCGCGAGTTCATCGACATCGACGGCGATTTCCACAGCTTTCCCATCGAAACGGGCAAGCAGGAGATGATCCGGCTGCTCAACGAGCGGATGCAACTGCTCCTGCTCGATCCGTCGTTCGAGAAGTTCAACTTCATCGGGTCGGCGTTGCAGATCAAGTTCGGCCAGACCACCATCGCCCGGCAGGACATCACCCGCTCGGTCAACGAAGCCGAATCGGCGGCGTTTCTCGAAAAGATCAAGGGGGTCGTGCGCGACATCGATCCGGAGGGCAAGAACTTCAGGATCGAAGACACCGGCCTCGACATCGAGATCATCCTGACCATCGACGTCGATCCCGAAACGGGCCTGATCCGCGATTTCGACAAAGGCGACGGCCTCGAGTTCATCTGCCACAAGATGGCCATCGATCACGCCGGCGGGCCGGTGCTGGTCTGCGGCGACACCTCGTCGGACATTCCGATGCTGAAAAAGGCGATGGAGATGTACAGCGACGTCTGGGCCATCTTCGTCACCAGGGATGAAAAGCTGATGCGGCGCGTCCGGGAGATCTGCCCGAAAAGCTACATGGTGCCCTACCCCGACATTCTCCTGACAATTCTCGGCCTGCTCTCGCTCTGA
- a CDS encoding SDR family oxidoreductase, whose product MSISDNGKVLLITGASTGIGRATAVLAVAAGWRVVVAARSAQKLAALEEELGAERAMAVQCDVAEWEQQEAMVQKTIERFERIDAVFANAGFSKGSSFIDGEHKPDEWRDMVLTNLFGAAATARLTLPELVKTKGHFLVTGSVLGRVTSIRNLYAATKWGVTGMAQAIRNEVAAMGVRVTLVEPGIVDTPFWEGLQKPVAPELRSEDVGRAVMFAIGQPPHVDVSEIIIRPAGQAH is encoded by the coding sequence ATGAGTATTTCAGATAACGGCAAGGTTCTTCTCATCACCGGCGCTTCGACGGGTATCGGTCGGGCGACGGCGGTTCTGGCCGTGGCGGCTGGCTGGCGGGTCGTGGTGGCGGCTCGGTCGGCACAGAAGCTCGCGGCGCTCGAAGAGGAGCTTGGTGCTGAGCGGGCAATGGCCGTGCAATGCGACGTGGCGGAGTGGGAGCAGCAGGAGGCGATGGTGCAAAAGACCATCGAGCGGTTCGAGAGGATCGACGCCGTGTTCGCCAATGCGGGATTTTCGAAAGGGTCGTCGTTTATCGACGGTGAGCACAAGCCCGACGAGTGGCGCGACATGGTGCTGACCAACCTCTTCGGCGCGGCAGCGACGGCGCGGCTCACGCTGCCCGAGCTGGTCAAAACGAAGGGCCATTTCCTCGTGACCGGCTCGGTGCTGGGTCGCGTCACCTCGATCCGCAACCTTTACGCCGCCACCAAATGGGGCGTCACCGGCATGGCGCAGGCGATCCGCAACGAAGTGGCCGCAATGGGCGTACGGGTCACGCTGGTCGAGCCGGGTATCGTCGATACGCCGTTCTGGGAGGGTTTGCAGAAACCGGTCGCGCCGGAACTGCGTTCGGAGGATGTCGGTCGCGCCGTGATGTTCGCCATCGGGCAGCCGCCGCATGTGGATGTGAGCGAAATCATCATCCGCCCGGCAGGACAGGCGCACTGA